The following nucleotide sequence is from Pochonia chlamydosporia 170 chromosome 4, whole genome shotgun sequence.
TGTATGGCGGCTAACAACAGGAAATCATGTAGTTTGACTTTTAATTCATGAAGGAGCAATAAGAACTCGCCAAAAGATTGTCAATTGATCTCAATGACAGGAAAACCAGCAATCAGCATAGACATTGCGAACTTGGTCGTTCCCCAATGCGAAGCTATCCCAAAAATCTCATGGTCACATGACCAACGCGTACGGGAGCCCGGCAAATCCCCGGCGCGCGTGGACAGCCCCCCACAGCACTTTGTGTATTGGCGAAATTCACCAAAAATCTGCCCCTCCATCTGGATTTGCGTGTGGGCGAGTTGCGTCTTTACCATCCTTGCGAAACGAACGAGCGATTCGCCGTCTTGCGGAGCCAAAATAGTCAACGTCTTCAAGCCCTTGACATCCCTTGACCTGGAAGAAAATTGCTCGAAAGGCTCCATCATCTACGAAAACCTTCACCATGGAGGATATTCTCACGGCCGTCTCGGCCGAAGGCTCATCGATTATGCCCCAGCTGGCACCACATCTCAGCAGACACCTGTTGTTTCCGCTCATCCAGTTCGAAGGAGACAAGGCTGAGGAGAAGGGCGATagcgacatggccaagaagatttTGTCCGGAAAGATTAAGCTGTTGGAGGATACCAACATGACTGATTATGTTGCGACTCTGTACTGCGAACTTCACGGCGTTTCTGACCCGCCTGCCGAATATACCAAGAAGAGACAGGATGTTTTGGCGCAGCTGGAGAAATATGAGCAAGCCACTGCTAAGATTGCGGATCTCTTGACGCAGGACGAAGTTGTCAACGGTCTTCGAAGTGACAAGGTTGCCAACTTGGAGTTCTTGAAGAATCAGCACGGAGTGAGTTTGCGGCCGGCTCAGAGATTGCGGAAATCTCTCGAACGTAATAGGAAAACGAGATGCTAACAACGCCGTAGGTTACTATGGAAATGGTCAACGCCCTCTACGACTTTGGACAGTTCCAATTCAGATGCGGCCAGTACGGTCCCGCAGCCGATATGCTGTATCAGTTCCGAGTTCTCTCCACCGACAACGACAAGGTCTCTGCCTCAACCTGGGGCAAGCTCGCCTCCGAGATCCTCTCCACAAACTGGGAGTCAGCCGTCGACGAGCTCAAGAACGTCAAGGAGGGCATAGACTCCAAGCTCTTCAACAACCCGCGCGCGCAGCTCGACCACCGAACCATGCTGGTCCACTGGTCGCTGTTCCCCCTGTTCAACTGGGAGGGTGCTCGTGAGCCCATCCTCGACATGTTCTTCTCCGCTGCCtacatcaacaccatccagaCCTCGTGCCCCTGGATCCTGCGATACCTCATCGCCGCCGTCATCACCGGCCGCACCCGTGCCCGAAACAGCTCAacgcagcagaagcagcttaAGGACATTGTCCGCTATGTTCGCCAGGAGGCCTACGAGTATGCCGACCCCATCACTCAGTTCGTCAATGCCCTCTACATTGCACACGACTTCAACGCCGCCCGCGAGGCCCTCCGCCAGGCTGAGGAGGTCTGCCGAAgcgacttcttcctcgcctctTCTGCCGACGCCTTTGTCAATGCTGCCCGCCACCTCATCTGCGAGAGCTACTGCAAGATCTTTAGCCGCATGAACATCCGTGACCTTAGCGCCAAGCTCGGCCTCAACCCTGACGAGGGCGAGAAGTGGATCGTCAACTTGATTAGAGAGACGAGACTGGATGCCAAGATTGACAGCCAGGACGGCACTGTCATTATGAACCACCCGCCCAACAATGTTTACCAGCAGGTCATTGAGAAGACCAAGGGTGGATTTTTCAGAACGCAGGTTCTCAACGCTGCTGTTTCCAAGTAAAGATGCATCAGCAACCGACATACAGGGCAATATTTTACTATTTTGCTCGCTCACAAAATTTTACTCTTTATAAGGGCATGCCGTCggggaaaaagaaacatcTAGAAAGCGATGTCTTTTTTTAAAAGGTCCAAATTCCCAAAGTGGAACGTCTGGGGAGGCATGGCAGAGGAAGAATGAAAATCTAGAGTGTAGCTGCTAACCTTGGCTCTTTCTTTCATAAAGTGAGAGGATAAAGGTGGCAAGTAGCTGAGGGGTTTTAacgaaaaggaaaggagagtGAGATGGACGAAATGGCCCTGTTTTATATCTTGTTTATCCCCCTTGCCTCCCACTCCCTGGTGATGCGGTTTGCATTGCATGGCGTTTTTAATTTTTCGGATATTCGGGAGAAGAAGGGTTCTTAGGCAAGGGGGGCCAAATAGTAGAGCTATGGATGGAACCTATGCGGTTTTGATGGGTGGGAATTTCTAAAAAGCGAAGAGAAATAAACATGATCTGTTAAAAGCCGTGCTATCCTCATACTTGTGCGATGTGTCGCTCGTGGATTAGCTGCAATTCACTGCCTGGAAGATGCTAAAGTCCGCAAATTGTGATAGGTATGCTAGATGTACAAGTTTTAAGCTGTTATAATTTACTTTTGTCTACACCTCATTACAGTCATTACTTCATTGAATGGGCCCTCTTATGGAGCTTCATCTCCTGCTTGCCTTACAGGTAAATATTTCTGCAGAACCCTTGGCGAGTTGGCGGTATGCTGCTGCTTATGCTGGCCGTCCTAC
It contains:
- a CDS encoding eukaryotic translation initiation factor 3 subunit E (similar to Coccidioides immitis RS XP_001244252.1), whose translation is MEDILTAVSAEGSSIMPQLAPHLSRHLLFPLIQFEGDKAEEKGDSDMAKKILSGKIKLLEDTNMTDYVATLYCELHGVSDPPAEYTKKRQDVLAQLEKYEQATAKIADLLTQDEVVNGLRSDKVANLEFLKNQHGVTMEMVNALYDFGQFQFRCGQYGPAADMLYQFRVLSTDNDKVSASTWGKLASEILSTNWESAVDELKNVKEGIDSKLFNNPRAQLDHRTMLVHWSLFPLFNWEGAREPILDMFFSAAYINTIQTSCPWILRYLIAAVITGRTRARNSSTQQKQLKDIVRYVRQEAYEYADPITQFVNALYIAHDFNAAREALRQAEEVCRSDFFLASSADAFVNAARHLICESYCKIFSRMNIRDLSAKLGLNPDEGEKWIVNLIRETRLDAKIDSQDGTVIMNHPPNNVYQQVIEKTKGGFFRTQVLNAAVSK